One segment of Solanum lycopersicum chromosome 1, SLM_r2.1 DNA contains the following:
- the LOC101245196 gene encoding transcription factor LAF1-like, with protein MGCKQIDKSKPKQKHKKGLWSPYEDQKLKDYILKHGHVCWASVPINAGLQRTGKSCRLRWINYLRPGLKRGTFSTDEEEAILTFHGMLGNKWSQIAQHLPGRTDNEIKNHWHSHLKKRMPKLVESEEGHARTYTIENGEFSPSSMKLTSQNSSNMDSIEQIEGSLLADTDQSVSANNEFAKEKYKKNLPKVLFSEWLSLDWFNCQDFKIMNTSNQDLPKNNFGCDDSMFHLDTFAQYDPALRMNEVITNDINRDFNNMIQQPLKFEDQMFVNDFGEFISGGFNRNVDDVHINYIF; from the exons atgggATGCAAGCAAATTGACAAATCAAAGCCAAAGCAAAAGCATAAGAAGGGATTATGGTCTCCATATGAAGACCAAAAACTCAAAGATTATATCCTCAAACATGGTCATGTCTGCTGGGCATCTGTGCCAATCAATGCTG ggtTGCAAAGGACAGGAAAAAGTTGTAGATTGAGATGGATTAATTATTTAAGACCAGGCTTAAAGAGAGGGACATTTAGCACTGATGAGGAAGAGGCAATCCTGACCTTTCATGGCATGTTAGGCAACAA GTGGTCTCAAATAGCACAACATTTACCTGGAAGAACTGATAATGAAATAAAGAATCATTGGCACTCTCACCTAAAGAAGAGGATGCCCAAATTGGTTGAAAGTGAAGAAGGGCATGCTAGaacatatacaattgaaaatGGAGAATTTTCACCTTCCTCAATGAAATTGACTTCCCAAAATTCAAGTAATATGGActcaattgaacaaatagaaGGTTCATTATTAGCAGATACAGATCAATCTGTATCTGCTAATAACGAATTTGCAAAagaaaagtacaaaaaaaatttacccaAAGTATTGTTTTCTGAATGGCTCTCATTAGATTGGTTTAACTGTCAGGATTTCAAGATCATGAACACAAGCAATCAAGATCTTCCaaagaataattttggatgCGACGATTCAATGTTCCATTTAGATACTTTCGCGCAATATGATCCAGCACTAAGGATGAATGAAGTTATTACCAATGACATAAATCGCGATTTTAACAATATGATTCAACAACCACTCAAGTTTGAAGATCAAATGTTTGTCAACGATTTTGGGGAATTTATATCTGGGGGATTTAATAGAAACGTCGATGATgtgcatataaattatattttctaa